The Rhodothermaceae bacterium genome contains a region encoding:
- a CDS encoding AAA family ATPase, producing SVLEELSLARADGRYLKLLGQLSKLDVLVLDDWGLIQLSQPQQEDLFQLLDDRIQKRSTIATSQLPVEHGHQNMANPTIADALLDRLVQPAYRIELKGESLRKRLTKPLKYVKEASTSG from the coding sequence GTTCAGTTCTGGAAGAATTGAGTCTTGCCCGGGCAGATGGACGGTATCTCAAGCTTCTGGGCCAGTTGAGCAAACTGGATGTCCTGGTTCTCGATGACTGGGGCCTGATCCAACTGTCCCAACCCCAGCAGGAAGATCTCTTCCAGTTGTTGGACGACCGCATTCAAAAACGATCCACCATTGCAACCAGTCAGTTGCCCGTCGAACACGGGCATCAAAACATGGCCAACCCCACGATTGCCGATGCATTGCTGGATCGACTGGTCCAACCTGCGTATCGGATCGAACTCAAAGGAGAGTCGCTTCGGAAACGGCTGACCAAACCGTTGAAGTACGTGAAAGAAGCAAGTACATCTGGGTAA